The Procambarus clarkii isolate CNS0578487 chromosome 88, FALCON_Pclarkii_2.0, whole genome shotgun sequence genomic sequence CAGGGAAGataactacacccccccccctccctccttaatCTTTTTACTACTTTAAAATAACAATTAGGTTCTGTGAGGAACGAAATTGCCCCTTGGAGTCTGGCTTCCCATCTTTGAAGCACTTCTAGATTACGTTTCACTGCTAGAATGCTACCAGAAACGGTGCCTCCTTTTCCCTCAAATTCCTGTTCTTGCCTTAAAATTTTAGATTGTATTAATGCATTTTGTTGGATAGCTTGGTGTATAATACTATGACCTAACCATCCTAGTGTCTTGAAACTAGTGACTTAATACTTAAAGCTGTAATCCTAATACTGAAGAGTATAAAAATGCTTAAATAATATTGTTCCCTAGTTATTGGTAAAAAATTGCGTTAAATCTGAAACGGTCGGCGACTGGGAACCATTACTTTTCCTAGATATTATAACAAACATCTGTACTCGGGCCATGAAAGGGCTATAGTTGTAATGGTTTGCCACTCATTTCTGAAGATTGCCATGTCCTTGACTATGATCTACTACACAATTAAAtggctattaaaaaaaaaaaaaaaaaaaaaaaaattattcccccctccccttttacTCCCACTAGTTTAAGCAATCCTTAAGATTTAACGCAACTAAAAATGCTCAAGTTTCAGTTGTCTTCATAATCTGACTTTATCATTTTTGTTCAAAAGTGGGTCTATTCGGTTGTTTAACAAGTCTATATATTGCAGATGCGGTGTTCTATTCCAATATTGGTGGGCTCTATCTTCTGTGTGGCCGGTGTGACGAGCCAGTACCAACCATTGCAGGCATAGTTAACCTCTCGCTGTTGTAAACTaatctttttcttttttcttttgtaAATTTTTgcttaaaaaaaattatactgcCGGTATAAGTTCTTTTCAAGGTAACTCTTAAGTATAACTATAgtttaaatagtaactttttacATTTTAACTTTGCAGACCCTGGGTGTCCCGGAGTCCTCCAGTACTTCACCTGCTTTTGACGGCATTCCCAGGGACACTAGTCAACCACTTCCTGGATTAATTGAAGCAATCGGGAGCCTGCCGAGTAGCGCTCAACCTATCGCAGCTGAAGACGCCTTTATCCTCCAGGGCCCTGGCAGCGGCCTCGTGCCTGACGCAGGCCAGCACAGAGCAAGTTTTGCTGATGGACGTTATTTTCCCCAAGACTTTGGCAGTGATGTAGCTCCCGGTCCTAATGTCGGCCAGGGTGTCTTTGGTGGTCCCGGTCCTAATGTCGGCCAGGGTGTCTTTGGTGGTCCCGGTCCTAATGTCGGCCAGGGTGTCTTCGGTGGTCCCGGTCCTAATGTCGGCCAGGGTGTCTTCGCTGGTCCTGGTCCTAATGTCGGCCAGGGTGTCTTCGCTGGTCCAGCTACCATATTCAGCGGTGGCAGGTTGGACCAGGTGACCGTCCCGCGGGTAGCAGTGGGCAGCACTGGAAGTATTGTCAGACCGGTTGGCGTCCCTCAGGTCAGGAGGGTGGACGATGTCTTCCACCCCACTGTCACCCAAGTTGTCACCATCGACCGTTGCGTCACTGTCACCGACCAAGCCTTCAACAGCGTGGCGGTAACCTTAACGTCCTTCAGCGTGCAGACTGTCACCGTCGGAACACGCTCGGTAAGTTTACAGTAACAGTGCCATATTAATACAATAACACACGCATCATCTTCCTGCTTATAACCTTCTCTTCTACACCACAGGTGCTACACACTCCCGTTGATGACCGGGTCGCTCTCCAGACTTCTGTCTCTGTCCGGCCAACGTCAGTAACGTTAACGGAAGTGAAGTCTGACTTCAGGATCGTGACGGAAACGTCACTAAGTTACGTGACCCTCGGCCACACGTCCTACATAATCAGCCAGTACACCTACACCACTCCGGCCACCCAGGTGTAAGTATagaatacagtgtgtgtgtggttgggggaggggggggcgtgtTTGTAACATTACCTCGTGTTAATGACGTATATTTTGTCTTGCAGGTTGACGTACACAGCGACGGTGGTACACACGAATATTAACACCAAGAGCACAACCTTCACCAACTACCGGACAGTGACGGACACTGTGTACGTTAACAGCGGCTACGGCTACCGTCCTCAATAAATGACTCTTAATCTTAAGACAACTCTTGCATTGTTGTAAAAAATAGAGTAAACTTAAGTAATAGCtaaatattttattaaactaTTTCTAGAT encodes the following:
- the LOC123752250 gene encoding uncharacterized protein — protein: MRCSIPILVGSIFCVAGVTSQYQPLQTLGVPESSSTSPAFDGIPRDTSQPLPGLIEAIGSLPSSAQPIAAEDAFILQGPGSGLVPDAGQHRASFADGRYFPQDFGSDVAPGPNVGQGVFGGPGPNVGQGVFGGPGPNVGQGVFGGPGPNVGQGVFAGPGPNVGQGVFAGPATIFSGGRLDQVTVPRVAVGSTGSIVRPVGVPQVRRVDDVFHPTVTQVVTIDRCVTVTDQAFNSVAVTLTSFSVQTVTVGTRSVLHTPVDDRVALQTSVSVRPTSVTLTEVKSDFRIVTETSLSYVTLGHTSYIISQYTYTTPATQVLTYTATVVHTNINTKSTTFTNYRTVTDTVYVNSGYGYRPQ